In one window of Mobula hypostoma chromosome 1, sMobHyp1.1, whole genome shotgun sequence DNA:
- the faua gene encoding FAU ubiquitin like and ribosomal protein S30 fusion a, giving the protein MQLFVRAQNTHTLDVTGEETVGELKAHIESLEGVSSVDQVILLAGSPLDDDAVIGQCGISEHTTLEVVARLLGGKVHGSLARAGKVKGQTPKVAKQEKRKKKTGRAKRRMQYNRRFVNVVPYFGKRKGPNSNS; this is encoded by the exons ATGCAGCTATTTGTACGAGCTCAAAACACCCACACACTTGATGTGACTGGGGAAGAGACAGTTGGGGAACTTAAG GCCCATATTGAATCATTGGAAGGTGTCTCTTCTGTTGATCAAGTTATCTTGTTGGCTGGCTCTCCCTTGGATGATGATGCTGTTATTGGACAGTGTGGTATCAGTGAGCACACTACTCTGGAAGTAGTTGCTCGATTATTGGGTG gTAAAGTTCATGGGTCCCTTGCTCGTGCTGGTAAAGTGAAGGGTCAAACACCAAAA GTGGCAAagcaagaaaaaaggaaaaagaagacTGGCCGTGCAAAGAGGCGGATGCAGTACAATCGCCGCTTTGTAAATGTTGTGCCATACTTTGGCAAGAGGAAGGGGCCAAACTCAAACTCCTAA
- the fkbp3 gene encoding peptidyl-prolyl cis-trans isomerase FKBP3 translates to MAAEPARQWTDEQLRSEEVAKKDIIQFLQQNASDPFLGEHKLMGNIKNVAKSAKKEQLINAYNHLFETKRFKGTESTEKVTQQLKDVKVGTAQDKAKAKKPELTASEEPPKYTKTMLQKGDKINFPKKGDTVHCWYTGMLEDGTVFDSNVASGSKKKKAAKPFSFKVGVGKVIRGWDEALLTMSKGEKSRIQIESDWGYGKKGQPEAKIPPNAKLIFEVELVDIE, encoded by the exons ATGGCCGCGGAGCCAGCGAGGCAGTGGACCGATGAGCAGCTGCGGAGCGAGGAAGTGGCTAAAAAGGACATCATCCAGTTTTTGCAGCAGAATGCCTCGGACCCG TTTCTAGGTGAACATAAGTTAATGGGAAACATCAAGAATGTTGCCAAGAGTGCAAAGAAGGAGCAGCTAATAAATGCCTACAATCACCTTTTTGAAACTAAG AGATTTAAAGGCACTGAATCTACAGAAAAAGTCACCCAGCAGCTTAAAGATGTGAAAGTGGGGACGGCTCAGGACAAAGCAAAGGCGAAAAAACCTGAATTGACTGCAAGTGAG GAACCACCAAAGTATACCAAAACAATGTTGCAAAAAGGTGACAAAATCAACTTTCCCAAGAAGGGCGACACAGTTCACTGCTGGTATACAGGGATGTTAGAAGATGGGACCGTGTTTGACTCAAATGTTGCTTCTG GCTCAAAAAAGAAGAAGGCAGCAAAGCCTTTCAGCTTTAAAGTAGGAGTTGGAAAGGTTATCCGAGGG TGGGATGAAGCTCTTCTGACTATGAGTAAAGGAGAAAAGTCCCGGATACAGATTGAATCTGATTGGGGTTACGGTAAGAAAGGGCAACCAGAAGCCAA GATTCCACCAAATGCTAAACTTATTTTTGAAGTTGAGCTCGTGGATATTGAATAA
- the LOC134345804 gene encoding serpin A3-3-like, with protein MMPLVILPLIITLLTGTGASTVKKKRHENYEENIQGHGEVSSANVDFAFSLYKEVANRSSSNILLSPLSISTALAMLSLGTRSATQKQLLKVLHFKNITQERIIQMSRGYQQLLQALTAENREMQLLIGNSLHIQKGFDVLPRFINETKKFYNAEVFTLDFKDDPQNARQQLNDYLKKKTKGKIKEMFSTINPSTKLLLINYIFFKGKWKEPFDTAHTQEAIFNVNKTTKVKIQLMFQESQLNKINDYELSSIVIKLPYFGNASMIAILPAEAQLEYVEQNLSREKFEEWRQKLSNNKERQRIFFPKLSLSELYELEHTLTEMGIRDLFTPNANLLGISENENMRVSKVTHKAALDIDEKATEAAAVTDVKIVPLSSHSSIRFNRPFLLIIYEENTNNILFLGRIKDPSKKRSP; from the exons ATGATGCCATTAGTGATTTTGCCGTTAATCATTACCTTATTAACTGGGACAGGAGCTTCTACAGTAAAGAAGAAACGTCATGAGAATTATGAAGAAAATATTCAGGGACATGGTGAAGTTTCTTCAGCAAATGTCGATTTTGCTTTCAGTCTCTATAAGGAAGTTGCTAACCGGAGCTCCTCAAATATCCTCCTCTCACCTTTGAGCATTTCCACGGCTTTAGCCATGCTGTCTCTGGGAACCAGGTCGGCAACTCAAAAACAGCTTTTAAAGGTACTTCACTTTAAAAATATAACACAGGAACGAATAATACAAATGAGCAGAGGATACCAGCAACTCCTACAGGCCCTGactgcagaaaacagagagatGCAGTTGCTTATAGGAAACTCTCTTCATATTCAAAAGGGATTTGATGTATTACCAAGGTTTATAAATGAAACCAAGAAGTTTTACAATGCAGAAGTCTTTACCTTAGATTTTAAGGATGATCCTCAGAATGCCAGACAACAATTGAATGATTACCTTAAAAAGAAGACAAAGGGGAAAATTAAAGAGATGTTTTCCACAATTAACCCTTCAACTAAACTATTGCTTATTAACTACATCTTTTTTAAAG GAAAATGGAAGGAACCATTTGATACAGCGCATACTCAAGAAGCAATTTTTAATGTAAATAAAACCACAAAGGTAAAGATTCAACTGATGTTCCAGGAGAGTCAGTTAAATAAGATAAACGACTATGAACTTTCCAGCATTGTAATCAAACTTCCTTATTTTGGAAATGCGTCCATGATTGCCATCCTGCCAGCAGAAGCACAACTAGAATATGTGGAACAAAATCTTTCCAGAGAAAAATTTGAAGAGTGGCGTCAAAAATTGTCTAACAACAA GGAACGCCAAAGGATCTTCTTTCCAAAACTATCATTGTCAGAGTTGTATGAATTGGAACATACTCTCACGGAAATGGGTATAAGAGATTTATTTACACCCAATGCCAATCTGCTTGGAATAAGTGAAAATGAAAATATGAGAGTTTCAAAG GTTACTCATAAGGCAGCGCTGGACATCGATGAAAAGGCCACTGAAGCAGCTGCAGTCACTGACGTAAAAATTGTTCCATTGTCCTCTCATTCTTCAATCAGGTTCAATAGACCATTCCTCCTCATCATCTATGAAGAGAATACAAACAACATCCTCTTTCTTGGAAGAATAAAAGATCCATCAAAGAAACGCTCTCCTTGA